The window ATGTTCTGATGGCTTTCAGCTTACCTTCAAAATACACACCTAACAATGTCAGTGAACTTTAAGAACACAAATATAAATGTGCTCAGTTCTAATCAGTGTAAAATATGACGtcctgattgattgattaattgattataGCATTTCCTTCAGATAGGTGACTGTGTTATTTTGATGTTGTGTGTATCTGTATCCATCTTGTACATCTGATAATAAAAAATTCTatcatattgaaaaacatttttatctacTTTGTTTGTCAGCTAGCATTTGATAGATTGattatttaaaacaaatatacatGTGCTGTACAATCAGCAGAGTTCATGTCGGTACACggatttcaaacaatttttccTGATAAAGCATTAGTTATCAAATATACGATAAAAAGTACAGTGATTTCTGTATGACTGCAGATAAATTATATGATATACTGATGTAAATAGAGATAGCTGCAGATTAAATGATATCGATGTATTTTTAAGCGTGTGTTTCTGGAAAATAAGTGATAGCGATTTTTTTCAAGCATAAGTTTGCCAGTTGATAACTTCATCTTTTATtgatgctcacgtgtttacacacgtgggcatatgtcgcagcgatgtctgtctgtctgtctgtctgtctgtctgtccgtctgtctgtctgtctgtctgtctgtctgtctgtctgttggtccattttctcaaaaacggcttatcagatcagaatcaaatctggtacatatattcagttagcaaatggcaagaactgattagtttttggtgggtctggcttgcatactttttgctcatttgcataattaatgattttagaaaaaatggatatatattaaaaacaactacacaaaatttgatgagatttgctacaaatgttgatcacaccaagatatatcagcagtgggaaccattaagggtgacatgaaagataaatgctaatttgcatatattatgaactttcctaactagggatatatgtctgatttgacttgatcaaaattaaccaaacttggtatgtatattaaagatactatgatttaacattattgaaagtcattaagcgttttaacttcagccaattcctaatttgcatatttcatgaactttgttaattaggaatatatatttgaaatgactggaccaaagttgatgaaatttgctacatgtattgaagccactatgatacaacatttttgaaagtcattaagcatttttacttcagccaattccgaatttgcatatttaatgaactttcccaattagggatatatatctgaattaacttgattgtagttgttgaaacttactatatacatcaaagatactgtgatataacattattgaaagtcaaaagacatttttacttcagccaaaccCTAAtgttaatattaaatgaattttcataattaggtatatttatcttaatggacttgatcaaaattgatgaaacttactatgtatattaaagactctataattcaatattattgaaagtcatcaagcattttctcttcagccaattcctaatttgcatatttaatgaactttcctaattagagatatatgtctgaattgacttgaccaaagttgacaaaatttgctacacatattgcagataccatgatacaacattactgacaatcactaagcatttttactaaagccacttcctaatttacatatttaattaactttgcttattagggatatataccgggatttacttgatcaaagttggcaaaacatgctatgtacattgatgattataccaggtactagatcaaaacaatatcaaaagtcatttcacattttcatgtcagcttatttataatttgcatatctaatgagctttcacagctcggcatatatggcttgaaggacttggccaacggtaattacacttgctagataaagtggtgatacaataagagcagtaaaattactttaatatttttatttcagctaattacatatttgtatacttcatgaccttttagaattaatcggcggtgattattgttcattatgttgatcataataatttcaatgaagttgcaaacatgtggcaaaggttcaaatttacacataacttcaatatataatgaaacacgggAGCATTTACAGTTCGTATCTTATTGAGGTTCAGTGACATTTTGTCCTTCAGTTTGTTCCTGTACCTCACGTACAATTGTTTGACCAGTGAAGTTACAAAAACATGGTCCCTACATTATGTTAAGGAAGCAGATGAAATTATAAAATTCTGTTTTTGTTGAGTGGACTCTCACTCTATTCAAACCTCCAGTTCTTGGATTGTGAAAGTTTAACAAGTTATTGCTATAGCTCTCCCTTTGCTGCCAATCTAGCAAGCCTTCAATATTGCATGTGACTTTTACATCAGACAAGGGACAGAACAGCATTGTCTTCTTTGTATTGGCTTGTACTATATACAAatccaaaaacaacacaaaaatcgGTATCAAGGCGTGTTGACTATTAATACTTCAAAAAGTTGTAAAGGTCaaggaaatttatcaaaagaattTCTAAATCACAGGCAACAATCTATTTGGTTAGATTTTGATCGttcttattgaaaataaaacatcagaCATATGATATTGTCAATTCTGaactttatacatgtatgtgtgtacatgttGAAGAGCAATGCAATACAAAATACCAATCTCTCCATCAATTTGTTCGTCTCCAGCATCCAGGTTTGGCCGTATGCCCAAGGAAGAGAGACTTAAAATCCTTGAAGAAATCAACCAAGAGGCAGATTCAGCTTCAGAGGAGGAAAAGAGGAGGACCCTTCTCAGGGAGTTTACAGACAATGTACACCAGGCTTTCAAACTTGTATTCAGGAATGGCTACAAAGTTAGACAAGATGTCAAAGAAAACACACAAGTAAGGTTTTATCATAAGAGAGTATAGCAAATAATATAGGAAAAACAGTCAAATACACTATATTGTTAATTCTAGAATTCTGTTTTTGAAAACAGCAAGTGCAATGAGTCATAATACAAAAGTTTCGGAAGTTAGAGATGGATCAATGTAGACTATAATCAAGGATGAAATGGCATAAAAATCATTGCAGTTGATTCAAGTTAATCTGTTTCCATGTATACTATTGggatattgttttgttttagtaAAACTAGAAGTGATCAAAGAATTGCTTGCCATGTTCAACATCATCTGTATTAATTGGCACAGCATTTGTAGGAGAGTAGTCCTAACGTCCAAAGTCCAAAGTCCAAATACAGTAATTCtaaattaatattattataaaatgcAATAATTATAAAATGCAAATTGCCAATGCCATTAAACTTGCAGTCTCCAAAAATCATccagcaattaattgacataataTTTGTATCTTTCTACAGCCCAGACCAGTAATTGACATAATATTTGTATCTTTCTACAGCCCAGACCAGAGGTTAGTCAGCCAATGCGGGAAATGATTGACCCAGGTGAAATCGGCGCCACACTGGCAAAAATAACCAATCACAGCGTGGAACAAGTGGCAAGATTTGCTAAAGCTGCCCTACCTCTTTTCCGTGCCTTGGAACTAGGTGACCAAGTGACACTTTTAAAATTCTCTGCCTTTGAAATAGTTCTGGTGATAGCATCAACGCGATATACAGCAGATGGGCTGTGGTTTCCAGAGGATGGTGTCTATATCAAGAAAGATGTTATAATGCAAACAACCATGCAAGAGTTTTACGTGTCAAAAATCAACTTCTTTGAGAAGATGTCCAGAATGAATTTAACGGAGCGAGAATTGGCTCTCTTCTGTGCTCTTATCATTGTTTCTCCAGGTATGTAATACTACTGAGTGGCCGCAGTCTTCATTTTGTAATACCACTGAGCAGCCGtagtctttcattttgtaatacCACTGAGCGGCCGTAGTCTTCATTTTGTAATACTACTATGTGGCCATAGTCTTTCATTCTCCAATGAGAAGGAGCTCCTGTTTATGATATGACAATCATGTTTCAGTGGCATTGGTATATGACATATTACACTATTATTGCAACAGTACTTTGGGTGGCATTTCAAGTTGATTTGAAATGTCTAGATGAATCTTCCAACTCTCTCCAATGCCAAACAATGCAACTATGTCATATGTTAGTGCGCATGTGCTTTTCTCCATTGTGTTAATGTTAAAAGGCACAAAACTGTATGTAGATTAAATCATTACTTTGATAACTGTGTTTGTATgaattatttacatttatatgatttcatgtttgttttattcTTCTTCAATCCTCAGACCGTGAAGATCTGGATGCTAGAGAtgatgttgaaaaataccaagaGCAGGTAATTGATGCCATGCAACAAGAACTGTCACAGAATCACCCCAACACTCACCTTCTATTACCACACATCATTGGACGGCTGGTAGACCTTAGACAGCTGGTCCCAGAACATATCCAGTACGTCAAGAAATACCTGCAGATGTCAATAACACCAACCGGTACCATGGCTGAGCCAAGCCCTCTCATGAGAGAAGTGTTTGGACTAACAACGTGAGGGCAAATCCAACTCTCAGGAGCCTTTGATTTGAACAATTTGACAGGACAACAGCACATTGTAAAAGGAGAGTACAAGACAATTAAACAGATAATTTCAACACAAATATGATGATTTAAGTAGTCACATCTGAGAAAtatctcaattttttttacagtcaCTGTTCAGAATGACTGATCATAACTTATATTACTTCATGGACAAAAGCCATGTATGTGTAGCTTTTGAACTTTTGTCTCCTTGGAAACTAATGTGGCCTGTTTGTTGCATCTCTTGAGAGCTCTTTAACCAACTCTACAACATTCAGAAATCAAGTCATTTATATCATTTGATGTCTACATTTTCCAGTGTGTATATTTGTCATTCATGCTTCATGTCATGAATAAACACATAGAAGTAGACATGACTTCACGATAGAATCCACAGTGAAACAGAGATTCTAGTCTTAAGAGTTGTGGACATAGTGTATTTAGTATTTATGATATTTTCCCTGGAGCAAGCAGAAATGCATGTTGCCAGGCACTGATGAATTTTGAGGAAAAGACAGACAAAATGGTAAAGGCAAGCATTGTGTTTTGAAATGgagacaaatattttgaaatgttaaaatagAGATTAATGTTGTCTGTTCCATGTGCTTGTCTTGTTTGTGTTCAATGAAATTAGTACAATTCTTGTTAGCCTCAAAATCTTGTCAAtggtgtaaaatatatttatgtaaCACAAATTTATtgactttgcaatatttttctgtttctaacttgttaaacaaacaaaaatgtttatCTGTTCTTTAAGTGTAACCGATGAATGAGCAAAAATGTTCCTCTGTGATGTCAGTGTTCACAGAAATGGACAAACCAAAAAGAGAAAATGAATATGTAAGGAGAAGGCTTTGTAGTGTATCATGATACTTCATCCCTGCATGCTAATTCTCTACGTTTTTGTTGCTCTATTTTTCCACAAGATTGCCttgatttctgatttttgtaaaaatttatatGTATTTGACTACGCCATACATaccctttttaatttttttaatatgtaCTTTAGATTCTGTCTACAACATGTTTAATACACAAATTTGTTTTGCCATATCCATTGTTTTAAACATTTATATTTGAAGGCTGGCATTGACATGAATACTCCAAAATCTTACCAACTGAACTTTTTGTTTCATTGGTGTTTAGTTCAGACAGGTCATTGAAATAGATGAAATATGTATACATTCCCTTTTAGAAAAGCTGAATTATACTACATCTTTGCTTGCttaaattgttttcatttttaaacagTTCATTTCAAAGACTGATTTTGGTAAAAGTGTGTGTTCAGAAGCCGTCTAACAATAAATTTGCCCTAGGAAATCTTCAAAGCACTGACATCAATGATGAATTCTGTCAGTACAGAATAATAGGACAACTTGATGTTGTATCACTGGTCaccaatattttcatgtaaCCATACTACTGTGCCATTACAGAAGAGAAGGTCCAGCTTACAGCATTGACTTTGATGAATTGCTTGGAAATGACCCATAGATCATTTATCATTTGTCTATTGAATTTGCACTGTATTCTCACAGTGGATGTTGTATGGCTTTCATTGGAGATATTCAGAATACTGTTCTTagcttttcaaattatttgacGCTGTAATAGCATTGTAAAAAACAGTAGAGTCTTATGGGCAATTGTGCCATGGTTGAATCAGGTTCTATGTATTATCTGTTAGCCCATGTGTCTGATGTAGATAACTTTTAACTTTAGTTGGGCAAAGTtctgtctttctttctctctctctctctcgtataaATATACATAAAGACATTTGTATGTAATCATCGTTATTTGTACAGTTTCAACTACCTATGATCTGCTTATGTTTCTTGTACAGGTGTACAATCTCTTTCTTTTACACAAGCACAAACTGCCTGTAATACATTACCACTGTTATCACAGCAGAATATTCTGAGCatatccatgtacatgtatagaacATATAATTTATTCTAGTTTTACTTCTGATTGACTGTCTGTATTTGATGTTTCACCAAACTATGTACAATGGGTAGTTGTTAAAACACACTTGAAGTATCAAATCTGAGACCCATCTCTCTATCAAAGAGTTCTTTGGTTTACCATCAGTCTTTTCTGTCTCGTTCCATTTCTATCATGTGTGTGAAATTAGCTGCATCTAATTTTTTGTTTTAGTGGATTTTCAAATTACCTTTGATCAGTAAATGACACAGTATATACAGAAATTTAGCAGTTTGCAAATCCAATAactttatcaataaaaaaatatCGGTATCAGTAAAGATGTACCAACTTTCATTGTTAGAAAGATTGCGCCAtgttgtcttagtttttcactCTATATTTTTCAAGTGGCTTcacaatttgcatgtttcttagTTGTTGCACCTGCCTCAACCACCAAtaagaattcagtattagacaACTTTGGTCATACAACTTTTTAACAGACTTTAGACATGATCCTTTGCACACTTACGTTGTCCGTACATTTTCGtctctgtattttatataaaatgtcactcttaaaagaataaaaaccaaaaaaaattaaagaaaaaaaaatcaaatggaaGGCCAATGAACTGCCTTGTGAACTGCTTGTCCAGTCTTATCAAGAAGACATGTGacttgacaaaaaaattaaatgacctttgaactccgACTTTTGACCCTTCTGTGCAGGtgataaattttacaaacatctctaaatttattttatttcaatgttgTAAAAGTAGATGAAGATGGTCTTTCATAAAATTGACAACATTCAGAGAAAAAGATGAgaataatttactgtaatgtAGATTGTAAGGAgaattgaatattttgcaaagctGCAAAGTCGTCACCGGTCAAGCTTTGGTAGAGTCTTTTgtttattgaaaaatatcaagTCACGTGTGTTATGTGAAATAGACTGTACCATGTATAATCTCTCCAGTTGTACATAATGTAAGGAAAGGTGATGTTTTAccatgtttatttttgaaatcactGTGTGAATGGTTGAGAGGAATTATTCACAACTTGGTGAATTGAAGTATTAGAAAAACTATGATTCTTCTTTTTGTGAAGCTGTGTTTTGACAAGTTTTGTGAAAGTGGTGTATGCTGCTCATCCTTGTAGTATTACCTGTAGATGTAATAAACCCTACCAACATTCAAACATGTCTGTGTGATCATCTTCCTTTGTGCTTTCCGTCTGTCTTTTTTAGAGTCTATGGTCAAAGTTACAGACAGACAGGGTGACGCATTCTCATTCTAGCCCCTATCCTACTGATTTGACAACTTATTCTTAAAGGATAGACCCTGGAGAAAACATCTCTTTAGAGGCTATTGGTAGATTTAGAGTGGCTGTCCGGTCTGGCCGATAGTAAAGAGAAACTGGCTATCTATCAATAGAAACGTAAGCAATTGTCACGATAGTTCGAGAAGTGACAGATATTTAAAAAGGTACATGctgttaaaattaaaagtttataacttttaataGTCTTCTGTCCAAAGACCGTTCTCAAAATAGAGAAGACCTGACCTTACAACACAGCGCCTGTAAGAAGCAGAGTAACGCTCTTCGTATAACTTTGTTTTTTATCATTTACTCGGAGAGAAGTATGGTGATTTTAATGATCACTAGAGGTGAAACATTATTTTTAACTCAAAAGGTCCAATTCTCCGTACAAACTGTTTGTATCTCTTGTATATAGGATTTCTAATTTCCTGAAAACTATCAATATGCGTATTCCACTGTAGAGGACCACCCTAGAGCCTGTTTCCTGTAGCTGTAATCATGGCTCCGAAAAATTGGGTTTGTAGTCCTTGAACCTTAAGATGTTGCTCACAAGGCTTATGGAACAAAGAAAAGAGAacagtttgaaaataaactcGTGTTTGGAAAAGCCAAGAAATGTTTCAGGGTCGCGGTAGATCGTGAAGTCTGGTAGGTATAGGTCATCGGAAGCATTGTTTTTAACTCTTGACTTGAGGTGAAGTTCATTTTCCTGTTTCAAAGTCGGTGTCGTTGCATCTGTTGCATGTTGTCAGAAACGGCAGATGAAGGCTTTATACTTAGGAGTCTATAGGCATCACTAAAAGAGGCAACAATTAATATCATAATTGGTGAGGTGGTATGACGAACTGTGCTCCAATGGAGACGATTACAAGTAGGTTTGCAAAACTTTGCAAAAGTTGTTATTTGAATTCACTacagtttgataaaataaacaacattttgttcactttggTCTTGCTTTAACTCAATGGCTGTTTTCTGCTCCTCTTCCCAAACTGTAACTtgtaattttacatttacatttttacatgttaaaggACATAAATAGCACAGCGCTCTAGTTGCTGTCCTGATTCTGTGAACGTGAATGGGTAAATCAGGACACACATCCAGGTGTTGGCAGATCGTgacaaagaataaaatatacGTAATGAAGGTGTGAAGAAATGTGCATCGTATTGAAAAAGACGGATAAAGAGTAATTTCTTGAAGTTAATAATGATGACTTTATTAAGGCTTTCGGCAAGCATGGAGACCCATAACATAGGATCTCATTTGTGTTGAATCACGCCATTTAACCAACGCTGACGATTGAAGAACAGTGATTATCAGTGCGATAATTGAAGTATGGGAAGTTATTGGGAAGTGTAGGGAACTCTAGTCTTTTTGTGGAAAGTAAAACTGCAGGATGCCAAAGTTGTGTTGCTTTTTTTAATTCATATACCAACATCGTTGTCGCTTCGACTACACTATGATTTTACTCTAGGTAAGGCAGCGGATGAGTGGGAGAAAAgtttctttgatatttttaagtaCCCCAACAACAAGCTCTAAAATTTAATGATCCCTTCCAACTCGTATTAATTTAAATTCCCCTCAAGAAACAAAAACTTCAGTAGATAAAGGTGTTGGCATGCTGCACATTTCGATTTTTGAACACGGCAAAAAGCGTCACTGTTCTTGTAAAAAAACTGATCAGAGAAAAATAGGAAACGACGTGACTTGCCATCATCTGCATATTAAATGATACGTGAGAAATGAATGCACAAACTACTGATGTTTAGCATGGTATGTGATTGTCACATAACATGTATTGACTAgttatgtttttggtacaacagTATAACGCCTTATATTTTTGGCCTGTCACTGTGACTCCTCTACTGGAGAACGTGTCAGAGAATCGTTTTGGTGAGTCAGACCCAATCAGCCAATCAACAGGATTAtgtcgattgattgattgattgaataacTAATTGATTGATTGCTTGATTGACTCAGACCCAAGGGGAAGTGCATCCCCACACCAGTCACTGTGTGTTTACTCTTCCACTTGAAGTCATCGTTCAAAGTAAAAGTAGAGAGGGTCCAAAATGTACCCTGATAACCGACAGCTGTCAATCAATTTATTCCTCAAACATTCTGCACTGGACGAGAGAGTCACTGTAATCCTGATAACTATATTTATACTGCTCTCAACAAGAGTTTCACAACAACATAGTTTGAGCAGTTCATGTGATTTGTGCTGACCGGATTAAGTGTGAGTCAGCACCTGTTTTAAATATGTGCACAGTAAAGACATACTTTTAATTTTtgcaagcccccccccccccccgattgtACGCCTTTAGAGGTGTTTGAGTCCACGTCCACTAATTCTTACGCCTACACTCCCGCTTCTCTTCATTCCATTTTTCGATCGTCACCTAACTTATGCATACGTAGCAATGGCTGCATGGAATATTGAAACGACAAACGTAATCAGTGGGTTCCGCTCCATTGTCTATGCCTGTCCAATAAACACTCTTGGTTTTCACTTTTTACTCTTTCACTCCGAGACTAAAAATA of the Ptychodera flava strain L36383 chromosome 20, AS_Pfla_20210202, whole genome shotgun sequence genome contains:
- the LOC139120844 gene encoding peroxisome proliferator-activated receptor gamma-like isoform X1; the encoded protein is MMEEVEAAARQELEGMSWSSDEESFYDKPSDQDVVANGSNQSDEGTAGNTLPDSVDLPMKCRVCGDKASGFHYGVHACEGCKGFFRRTHRMKLVYKPCPYVKTEPCKINVATRNKCQYCRFQKCISVGMSHGASRFGRMPKEERLKILEEINQEADSASEEEKRRTLLREFTDNVHQAFKLVFRNGYKVRQDVKENTQPRPEVSQPMREMIDPGEIGATLAKITNHSVEQVARFAKAALPLFRALELGDQVTLLKFSAFEIVLVIASTRYTADGLWFPEDGVYIKKDVIMQTTMQEFYVSKINFFEKMSRMNLTERELALFCALIIVSPDREDLDARDDVEKYQEQVIDAMQQELSQNHPNTHLLLPHIIGRLVDLRQLVPEHIQYVKKYLQMSITPTGTMAEPSPLMREVFGLTT
- the LOC139120844 gene encoding peroxisome proliferator-activated receptor gamma-like isoform X2 translates to MKCRVCGDKASGFHYGVHACEGCKGFFRRTHRMKLVYKPCPYVKTEPCKINVATRNKCQYCRFQKCISVGMSHGASRFGRMPKEERLKILEEINQEADSASEEEKRRTLLREFTDNVHQAFKLVFRNGYKVRQDVKENTQPRPEVSQPMREMIDPGEIGATLAKITNHSVEQVARFAKAALPLFRALELGDQVTLLKFSAFEIVLVIASTRYTADGLWFPEDGVYIKKDVIMQTTMQEFYVSKINFFEKMSRMNLTERELALFCALIIVSPDREDLDARDDVEKYQEQVIDAMQQELSQNHPNTHLLLPHIIGRLVDLRQLVPEHIQYVKKYLQMSITPTGTMAEPSPLMREVFGLTT